AAGATGATGTACAGCGCTAAGGGGCAGAAGATGCGATTATTTCCTGGGGGATACTCGCAATACCTACCCAACGGGATGATCATCCAGTGGATGGCGAGTGTGCTCAGACCGCAGACAATTATGGAGGAGCAGACCAAGCACCGCGATCCCTGGGGATCGACGCGACTTGAGAAACAGAGATCTTCTCGGATGATCAAAATTTACCTTCAGaatgccagccagcagcatggCGCCAGACAGCGTGAAGCCCGCTCCGGACAGACAGCCGATTACCTTGATGGCGGCCGCCAGCTTCTGCTCTCGCACAAAGTCCAGGACTAAATCTAGGCGTAATCGGAGGGGATAAGGATTCGAGATTAGGCCGGACGGGGAAGCTTCCGGACCCCCGAGGGACATATTCCTCCCTCCCGCTCCACGCACCAATTAAAACGAGTCCAAAGACGATGTTCCAGCAGGCCCAGAGGATGCTGGCCCTGAAGCTGGAGCACCTGCACAGCCATCTCAGGCAGGGACACGCAAAGCACATGATTGCCAAGAACTCGTCGAACAAATCTGGAAACTCAAATATTCTCACATTGAACGAAATATATTCTGACATCGGAGTCGGGTTCAGCGATGAAGCGAAGCTCGAAGGTGGCTCAAGCTGTGGAAACACACAAGCAGGGCATCCTCTAAACCTGAAGCCTTGGCTCCTTGGCCAAGCAGTGCCCTGCTGAAACCTGAAGGCTGGGCGAGTTTTGCCTTGTAAGCAGTTCATCCGTTAGACCTGAAGCTTTGGTTCAAGCAGTGCCCTGCTGAAACCTGAAGGTTTGGCGCGTTCTACCTGGACTTTATCCTTAAAGCAGTTCATCCTCTAGCCCTGAAGCCTTCGCTTCTTTTCCACTCACAAGCAAGTGATAGCCTGCCCTTGAAGGCGGCCTAAATCCATTAGGCATGTGTGTTAATGTTCCCCAGCATCCCAGGAATAAAACCAAATTAGTAAAGGAGAGTCCAAGTGGACGGGGAGGAGTGTGTTGCTCGGAATACTGGGACCGAATATCCCCTGACGGTACAACAGAATCCCTTGCCTGTCAATAAAAGTGCCCCCTCGAAATAGGGATCTATTGATGCATTGAGGACACCCTCCTTGTCTCCATTGGCCAGAGCCGTGAGTGCACCTCCAGGCCACCAGGACAGCGGCTCTTCGCAGGTCGTCGGCGACTTGGAGCCCTGCACGCAAGCCCAAAAGGCGCTCACGGTCCAGCTTAGGAATACTCGTAAATGTGTGGCGTTTGCAGACAACTGGAGCCCCAAACAAATAAGTAAACAGCCCGAAACCCGAAACTATTGCAATTTAAATGAAAGTTGGAAACTCTGGCCGAATTCCTGGAGAGTCCTGAGCGGACTGTCAaggagccagcagcagcggcggatAAACTctgcgatggcgatggcgatggcggaAGGGTTGAGGTTGTTGTACCTTCCACGCATGTTTATCGAGAGCTACCGGGCATtaattacgtatacgccaccacgccaccgcaaaggagtggggcggtgggcggtggggaAAAGTTTCTCGCTCGGTTAGCTCGGGCGTCGTGCATGCAAATTAGGGCTCGATATCTTGTTGACTTTCTGACCGCCAAGAGAACCTTTGATTACGCATGCGAGCACTCGATAAACTTTGCCGGAAACTTTTCCCCacgaggaggggggggggggggggggggggggaggtgcCTCTTAGAAGCAAATTAAAGGAAACGCGCAGCGGGACAGCGGAAGTGCGTTGCTCCCCcaccacacccccaccccctccactCGGACCTATTCAATGCCTGGCTCTGCTCTGAAAAGGGGGTAGAAAAGGACTCGCCTGTTTTTCCTTGCTGGAAATTCCTTTAAGGATTCCTCAGCGAAAAAATGCAGGAATCAGGCTCCTTGGAATGGCCAGAcctttttgctttcgtttttgCTTGGAAGAGCAGCTAGGAAGGGTCCTCAACGATCCTCAAAGGATACATTTCGCTGCATACTCGCTGGCCCCTGGAGGACACCAAGAAGTGTCCACAGAAGAGTTTTGGGGCAGGACAAACCTCCTCTACTGCTGGCAATCACGGAACTTGTCGCAAATCAGCGTGCGATTAGGAGTAGAAACAGTTTCTAGACACAATCTTGGGCTCCAGCTGAGGGCGCTGggccctgggccctgggcTCTGGGCTTCAGAGCTGCAGAGCTTCGAAGGCGGAAGCGGATGTCGTTCTTTTGATTTAGCAATTGGAACAGCAATTGGaatgacaacaacagcagccgaaatgggaaaagttttcggGAAAGTCTTG
The sequence above is a segment of the Drosophila pseudoobscura strain MV-25-SWS-2005 chromosome X, UCI_Dpse_MV25, whole genome shotgun sequence genome. Coding sequences within it:
- the LOC6900759 gene encoding uncharacterized protein; translation: MSEYISFNVRIFEFPDLFDEFLAIMCFACPCLRWLCRCSSFRASILWACWNIVFGLVLIDLVLDFVREQKLAAAIKVIGCLSGAGFTLSGAMLLAGILKGSRCLVCSSIIVCGLSTLAIHWMIIPLALYIIFSIAVYTYLKTEMDADREHYEDLDPRV